Proteins encoded together in one Juglans regia cultivar Chandler chromosome 9, Walnut 2.0, whole genome shotgun sequence window:
- the LOC109003758 gene encoding uncharacterized protein LOC109003758, whose translation MGKSFTLIQTVTTAGAFSAVSFWYGFMFGRESARKELSDLIENLRRGNTDSAASSPPHS comes from the exons ATGGGGAAGAGCTTCACTCTGATTCAGACAGTAACCACCGCCGGAGCGTTCTCTGCCGTTTCCTTCTG GTACGGGTTCATGTTCGGCCGAGAGTCTGCCCGCAAGGAGCTCAGCGACTTGATTGAAAATCTCCGCCGCGGAAACACTGATTCTGCTGCTTCTTCGCCTCCCCATTCCTAA
- the LOC109003757 gene encoding beta-amylase 3, chloroplastic-like — protein sequence MTLTLRSSASFINLKDSTKSQKTPGDYFSGALCFAQTKPSCRIRVMIRNSVQEAQLSFSKSKVSMLEGYRRSEKPEQLHALSGGHSMENDARVPVFVMLPLDTVMHGGNLNNPRAMKASLMALKSAGVEEVMVDAWWGLVEKDGPLRYNWEGYAELVQMVQKHGLKLQVVMSFHQCGGNVGDSCSIPLPPWVLEEIRKNPELVYTDRSGRRNPEYISLGCDSLSVLRGRTPIQVYSDYMRSFRDRFRNFLGDVIVEIQVGMGPCGELRYPSYPESNGTWSFSGIGEFQCYDKYMRTSLQAAAEAIGKRDWGTSGPHDCGQYNQFPEDTGFFCRDGTWNSEYAEFFLEWYSGKLLEHGDRILLAARGIFQGTDAKLSTKVAGIHWHYRTSSHAAELTAGYYNTRHRDGYLPIARMMGRHGVVFKFTCMEMKDGEQPGNANSSPEGLVQQVKMATRSAGIELAGENALERYDASAYGQVLETSRSTGNGLCAFTYLRMNKKLFEEENWRHLVHFIKSIVRRWSRHRAFRV from the exons atgacTTTAACACTACGTTCCTCAGCTTCTTTTATCAATCTTAAAGACAGTACCAAAAGCCAGAAAACTCCCGGCGACTACTTCTCTGGCGCACTTTGCTTTGCTCAAACGAAGCCGTCATGCCGTATCCGAGTGATGATCAGAAACTCGGTGCAGGAAGCACAGCTCTCATTCTCGAAGTCGAAGGTCTCGATGTTGGAAGGGTACCGGAGAAGTGAGAAGCCCGAGCAGCTTCATGCACTCTCGGGTGGGCATTCAATGGAAAATGATGCAAGGGTCCCTGTGTTTGTGATGCTACCGCTCGACACAGTAATGCACGGAGGGAACTTGAACAATCCTCGAGCAATGAAAGCTAGCTTGATGGCCCTGAAGAGTGCAGGAGTGGAAGAAGTTATGGTGGATGCATGGTGGGGATTAGTGGAGAAAGATGGACCTCTGAGGTACAACTGGGAAGGGTATGCTGAGCTCGTGCAGATGGTTCAGAAGCATGGCTTGAAGCTCCAAGTTGTTATGTCCTTTCATCAGTGTGGAGGAAATGTTGGAGACTCTTGCAG CATTCCTCTACCTCCATGGGTGCTGGAAGAAATCAGGAAGAACCCTGAGCTTGTGTATACAGACAGATCAGGCAGGAGGAATCCTGAGTACATATCTTTGGGGTGTGATTCACTGTCTGTTCTTAGAGGAAGAACACCCATTCAAGTCTACAGCGACTACATGAGGAGTTTCCGTGACAGATTCAGAAATTTCTTGGGCGACGTTATTGTG gAAATTCAAGTGGGAATGGGTCCTTGTGGGGAACTCAGATATCCATCTTATCCAGAGAGCAATGGAACTTGGAGCTTTTCTGGAATTGGAGAATTTCAATGCTATGACAAG tATATGAGAACTTCCCTGCAAGCAGCAGCAGAGGCAATAGGGAAGAGAGACTGGGGAACAAGTGGACCCCATGATTGTGGCCAGTATAATCAATTTCCAGAGGATACTGGATTTTTCTGTAGGGATGGAACATGGAACAGTGAGTATGCTGAGTTCTTTCTCGAGTGGTATTCGGGAAAGCTATTAGAGCATGGTGATAGAATCCTTCTTGCTGCAAGAGGAATATTTCAAGGAACTGATGCAAAACTTTCTACAAAAGTAGCTGGAATCCACTGGCATTATAGAACAAGTTCACATGCTGCTGAACTAACTGCTGGATACTATAATACTAGGCATAGAGATGGTTACCTTCCAATAGCACGAATGATGGGCAGACATGGAGTTGTATTTAAATTCACTTGCATGGAAATGAAAGATGGAGAACAGCCCGGCAATGCAAACAGTTCGCCAGAAGGATTAGTTCAGCAAGTAAAGATGGCAACTAGGAGTGCTGGGATAGAACTTGCAGGGGAGAATGCTCTAGAGAGGTATGATGCAAGTGCATATGGACAAGTTTTGGAGACAAGTAGGTCGACTGGGAATGGATTGTGTGCATTCACATATTTAAGAATGAATAAGAAGTTGTTTGAAGAGGAGAATTGGAGGCACCTAGTTCACTTCATAAAAAGCATTGTCAGAAGGTGGTCGAGACACAGAGCTTTCAGAGTGTGA
- the LOC109003759 gene encoding beta-amylase 3, chloroplastic-like, with protein MTLTLRSSASFINLKDSTESLKTPGDYFSGALCFAQTKPSCRIRVIRNSVQDAQLSFSKSKASMLEGYRRSSTEKPEQLHALSGGHSMENDARVPVFLMLPLDTVTHGGNLNKPRAMNASLMALKSAGVEGVMVDAWWGLVEKDGPLRYNWEGYAELVQMVQKHGLKLQVVMSFHQCGGNVGDSCSIPLPPWALEEISKNPELVYTDRSGRRNPEYISLGCDSLPVLRGRTPIQVYSDYMRSFRDRFRDFLGDVIVEIQVGMGPCGELRYPSYPESNGTWRFPGIGEFQCYDKYMRTSLQAAAEAIGKRDWGTSGPHDCGQYNQFPEDTGFFRRDGTWSSKYAEFFLDWYSGKLLEHGDRILLAARGIFQGTEAKLSAKVAGIHWHYRTRSHAPELTAGYYNTRHRDGYLPIARMMGKHGVVFNFTCMEMKDGEQPGNANSSPEGLVQQVKMATRSARIELAGENALERYDASAYGQVLETSRSNSGNGLCAFTYLRMNKKLFEGENWRHLVYFIKSMSEGGRDTKLSECDSSGSNLYVGFIKKETGKNIKEVALV; from the exons atgactTTAACACTACGTTCCTCAGCTTCTTTTATCAATCTTAAAGACAGTACCGAAAGCCTGAAAACTCCCGGCGACTACTTCTCAGGCGCACTTTGCTTTGCTCAAACCAAGCCGTCATGCCGTATCCGAGTGATCAGAAACTCAGTGCAAGATGCACAGCTCTCATTCTCGAAGTCGAAGGCCTCGATGTTGGAAGGGTACCGGAGAAGTAGTACTGAGAAGCCTGAGCAGCTTCATGCACTCTCGGGTGGGCATTCCATGGAAAATGATGCAAGGGTCCCTGTGTTTTTGATGCTGCCGCTCGACACAGTAACGCACGGAGGGAACTTGAACAAGCCTCGAGCAATGAATGCTAGCTTGATGGCCCTGAAGAGTGCAGGAGTGGAAGGAGTTATGGTGGATGCATGGTGGGGATTGGTGGAGAAAGATGGACCTCTGAGGTACAACTGGGAAGGGTATGCTGAGCTCGTACAGATGGTTCAGAAGCATGGCTTGAAGCTCCAAGTTGTTATGTCCTTTCATCAGTGTGGAGGAAATGTTGGAGACTCTTGCAG CATTCCTCTACCTCCATGGGCGCTGGAAGAAATCAGCAAGAACCCTGAGCTTGTGTACACAGACAGATCAGGCAGGAGGAATCCTGAGTACATATCCTTGGGGTGTGATTCATTGCCTGTTCTTAGAGGAAGAACACCCATTCAGGTCTACAGCGATTACATGAGGAGTTTCCGTGACAGATTCAGAGATTTCTTGGGCGACGTTATTGTG gAAATTCAAGTGGGAATGGGTCCTTGTGGGGAGCTCAGATATCCATCTTATCCAGAGAGCAATGGAACTTGGAGGTTTCCTGGAATTGGAGAATTTCAATGCTATGACAAG tATATGAGAACTTCCCTGCAAGCAGCAGCAGAGGCAATAGGGAAGAGAGACTGGGGAACAAGTGGACCCCATGATTGTGGCCAGTATAATCAATTTCCTGAGGATACTGGATTTTTCCGTAGGGATGGAACATGGAGCAGCAAGTATGCAGAGTTCTTTCTCGACTGGTATTCAGGAAAGCTATTAGAGCATGGTGATAGGATCCTTCTTGCTGCAAGAGGAATATTTCAAGGAACTGAAGCAAAACTTTCTGCAAAAGTAGCTGGAATCCACTGGCATTATAGAACAAGGTCACATGCTCCTGAACTAACTGCTGGATACTATAATACTAGACATAGAGATGGTTACCTTCCAATAGCACGAATGATGGGCAAACATGGAGTTGTATTTAACTTCACTTGCATGGAAATGAAAGATGGAGAACAGCCCGGCAATGCAAACAGTTCGCCCGAAGGATTAGTTCAACAAGTAAAGATGGCGACTAGGAGTGCTAGGATAGAACTTGCAGGGGAGAATGCTCTAGAGAGGTATGATGCAAGTGCATATGGACAAGTTTTGGAGACAAGTAGGTCGAACTCTGGGAATGGATTGTGTGCATTCACATATTTAAGAATGAATAAGAAGTTGTTTGAAGGGGAGAATTGGAGACACCTAGTTTACTTCATAAAAAGCATGTCAGAAGGTGGTCGAGACACTAAGCTTTCAGAGTGTGACTCAAGTGGGAGCAACCTTTACGTTGGATTCATAAAAAAGGAGACAGGGAAGAATATTAAAGAGGTTGCTCTTGTTTAA